The genomic segment GGAAGGAAAATTTGCCACTTTCAAGAGCCAAATACAAAGACATAACAGAATCAACTAAAGGGGTAATTGAATCCTTATTATTTACTCTTTTATTTGATTCAAACCAAGTAAAAGGCCATACAGAACaaataaatttgatgaacccTTTTGATTCATCCACTTTCAAAGTACTAGAATTGTGCCTAGAAGCAATAAACCATTGCCACTCTCTATAAGCTGCAGGACTCAAAATTTTACCCCATTTTTGTTTCATATGTCTTTCCCAAAGATAATCACTTATGCATCTTTCTCTTAATGAACTACATACAGCTGCCAAACTACACAACCCAGAAGGAGAAAGCTTTTCTAGAATACAATCCAATGCCAATTCAGGCAAATCTAAGACTGATAATGGCTCATTTTCTTGGGCATTCTCAAATTTTAAGGTAGAAATCCCCTGTTTTATTGACATGATAGAACTCATAGAAGGGAATGCACAAAATAAACCAAAGATCCCTTTTTTTAGTGCTTTAAAAGAGAAAGACAATTCTTTAAAGAAGCAAAGAGGTAAGAGTTTCACATCACTAGCCCAAAGAGGAAGTGGTTTTAAAGATAGGGAGtttaaaaagaacaagaagGAGAGGCTTGTTACCAAGAAAAAAAGCATTTAGGAAATTAAGAAAGCGGGGAGGAGACTTACTAATGATGGGTTAATCTATTTAATCTAATTCAAGGTATGAACACAATTGTGGAAACCCAATTATAAGCAAAGAAAGAAGTTGATCAAAGGTCTTACTCTTTCTTCTTACAAAACTTCCCCACTTTCTTTAAAaatttagaagtatatatatGGGGTAAATGGGAAGAGAATCTTCAAACCTCACCCTTTCAAGATATGGGTTTTCATTGGTTTGTTGATAATGCCCACCAAAAACCCAAAAGTGGACCTTCCCAACAATCTATCCAATCAGAATAAATGGTTTGTTTAATAATGTCTCTTCAATGTAATAACTAAGAAAGACACTAAATTTGATATACCAATATTACCTTGATTATTTtgctaaattttatatttttaaattgaaaataaaatctcattttCACATATTTTGACCAATATTTAACAAAAATGCAAAAACACAGATATAGTTAATAATTAACACAAAACAATTAGGAGTAGTTCAAGAAAGATAAGTCTTTGAAAAGTCCAACATTCTAATGTTTTAGTCCAATGAATTGCTATCTTAGATGTGCTAATCCAAAAACCGGAATAAGATTCTAAATAATCTAAAAATCCTAATCTAGTATAAGCTTCATATTTCAACATAAAAGCTGATTGCTTAAGCTTCCAAGAGTTATGGTCATTCTATAAATTTTTGCCTCATTCAAATTTCTATACTTTCATTTTGATACAAGTATTTTTTGGAAATAAAATGTAACTATTTGATTGTGAAGGAGGAAGAATGAGTAATAAAAGCAATCACCTTTacctaaaaaaacttaatagatAATGAGTTAGATaaaggagaagaaaaaaaaaggttattTTCAAAACAAGCCAAACTAAAGTGGAAACTATATACTGTATACCAAATTGAATAAGGGTATATTTTATCTGACACATAGAAGTACCAAACGTGAATGAAAATATGAAGATTACAGGTCCAGATACAGGGGCCCTCATCTATGAAAAATAAGCATGAATTTTTATGCAACAAGAAACGGATCTTTGGAAGAAGAATaataaagtggcaaaaacaaaAAACCAAGATTAGGGTTGTAGAAATTTGAAAGTGCTTGTGTAGCAGAATTAGGTGCACCCAACTTGAgtaaaacatatatttaaaatcCAATATTCTGATGAAGGGAAAAATAAAGTAGGTCCCTTTCATCATATTTTTCAGCATAACATTAATCCAAAAGTCTATTTTCACGATCAAGTTAAACTCATCAATAAATCAACTCAATTGAAAACTTCTCACTTAAAATAAAGCGTAGCCAAATAGGTGAGAATTGAATCCGACATCTTGTATCGATTCAACTTTAATACTAAGTCAAACGaccaacttaaccaaaattTAAGATTATGATTCCATCACCTTATTATCTTCTGACCAACATCTCCTAAGCTAACAAAAgcaaattcattaaaaaaacatatcatttattgtgttttttcATTGTGGCAATTCCACAAACAGTTGGTGAGCAaacacaaaataagaaaaactaaaaCTATTACGACTTACGAGAAATACTATTAGTAATACAATTAGGAGTAGAATTTACCTTTGAAATAAATCTAGTACTTCGTTTCATTTTCAAGTGAAAGAACAATCAGCGAAAAATGCGGATGAACGTTACTAATTGCCAACAAACCATTTGAAGCAGATTAACAGCCATAACTAAGTTGTTATTGGTCGTTGGCTAGTTCAACAAATTCTCATTTAATAcggtttttgttgattttacCTTTGACACTGCTAAAAATACATAGTCCAACAAAATATATTAGAGATGCTCTCTCTTACTTGAAATACTCACTTTTAGATTAGTTAACATTTTCTCTCAACAACTCTCACAttaaatttacataatattGCAACTTGATCGACATTAATTTATATCTAACTTGGTATAAATAAACATGACCCAATAGCAAAATTATAGAGTGTGTCTGACTGATTATTAAATATGACATAATCCGATCAAAATTAAGATTtcactaataattataatttttttttttatcatttttggtAGAAATTCGATATCtactataaaatataaaatattaatttttcttttgcgCTATTACTAATAGGGGATTATcgttataataaaatatttaaatacagttacctttaaaatttaaacaaaaaataaaattgaaatgttTAATTAACACGTAATCCAAAAAACTTATATCAAATTATTCTACTCTAGAAGATGAGATGAGATGAGAGGGATTAAGACAAAAGATAATATTAGTTGCCATAAGCAACTTCTTATATGATTAGGATAAAATCATACCTAACATATTAGTGCTTTATATTAAGACACCTAATTCTTTTAATCTAAGGATCAAAAGTGTACAAGATTACTCTTTGCTTTTCTTATGATCACCAATTAAAACAAATCTATTGGAATATACTCTGTTATCATTTTCTTGATTATGTTTGAAATattaaatacataaaagaaatttaaatatattttttatgaatgtATATGAGtaaaatgtattaaaatatattcatgtaaaattttgttaaattcgttttaatatatactgcttttcataaattaatttttaatcaaacatATGATTCGACTCGAATAATGTAAAAAGCACACGTAATTAACAATATAAAATGGGAGTATTAAGAATGTTCCATCATCTTCGTAAACTTAATATTTGATGCATGGCTTCGGGTATTTCATGATATTAAAGGTGTTAATTAttgaaacaaaaattaatataattattcctCTAATTCaatattgtttgatttgtttctgTGTGATTGTCAATACAccaatttaattacaaatatttttaatggtgcatgattaaaaatttaaaaaattcaaaatcattaaaatttatattgaaatgaattaaataacattatacttaattatatttaacttcttcaccatcatcatcatattcagtgtatcccgctcatagaaaattatGGTCAGGATTTAAGGAGGAAAgaaagacgacaactcatataattaacatctcacttaattatatttaacttaatgataaaaatttaaatacaaattaaaatagtcaataaataatgtaacaatagagcaaaataatatatgaatCAAATCTTTCTAAAGCTGATATGCTATGATATTCAGTTAGTAGCGTGGCAGCATTTTGTatcaaattaagaaattaattattttttataaattgacTAACTATCGTAATCTATACACGTACTGTAAGCAATTATGTATAACATGACCTTGAAGACATGAAGTAGATTACACAAttcaaaatgattttaatatctaattttaaattattattttttattactatgtAGATTGAGGGAtataaaaaggttaataaaaaTTCACCTAGAAAAAAGTGATGTTTGCTTGGAATTGCTGGAACAAAATTCGATtctttaaattgtttattttaacattagaAAAATTGATgtgaatatatataatatataggaGTTTATCACAAGAAATAAACCCAaagaataatttatagattataaaaatttatttgtaaGTAAATCAAACAaggaatttacttttttttcttttataaaatgaTCTTTTTATCACTGTTACATGTAAGATCATctcatagatttttttttttttttttttttacaatatctaatggagtattaatttaaatagtgAAGAATTTCATCTTAATTAACTGTCAAGTATAGTGGTATACCGTATACTACTAAGTGTTGGTCACATAAATTGGCTACCTAAAATGAAATAAGAGAGTCATGTTGGCCCCACAATAGTACAAATACAATACTCATACACAAGGACCATGCTTCATGTCTTGAAAATGAGGCCTGATCTTCTAGGATCATGTAATCAAAATTAGTTTGATTAAGACACTAGTAATGCACCACTAACCTTTCAAAAAGTTGCGTTATTTACCTAACTATCGATAAGACAATAAAAACTCAATATTACGCGTAACACAATTATCAATAATTCAGTATTCTACACACAAGACATTCTTAGTGTATATATGTCAAAATTAGATCTACAtctacaatataaaaaaaatcatttttcatcttttcgGATCTTAGTCATCATGGATTAAATTTGAGTTCAAACATcactaatttttgatttattttcttcaaaacaataatagtgtaataaaattaatatccttTACATGATAAGGTGAATTATAATAAACATCTTTCTCCGTTATTTTTTCGATTTTAGTACATTATATTAAATTCAACTCTTCATTTTTactcaaaatgattatttaaatcAAGAGTTTACAAGTGTATTTCATTTGATTTAAAAAGAACAAAccatgattttttttcttaacaTAATTAATTAGGGTGACTAGTGGCAACATTTGATGTCAACTTTAGAGTGTAGGGTTGACACTACTTCCACAATAAATGACAATCCACCATGAACCATTAGACGCATGTGTAATGGCTTTGCCATAAATTTACTTACACTTTAGCATTAATGTTCAATAAGGTGTGGTTGCAATATGGTTGATAAACAAAAGTACCACTAGTAATAATAGAATAATAAGCTACTTCTCCGTCTTATTGAATTTATCATAAcctgtatatttgtattttcagTGAAAGAACttgattgatttaatttgtaaaatacttttttgttcgccaaatttttaaaattttttggcaATAAACCATCTTACAAAATTGTATAAGATCCACCGAGGACGATGAGAATGAACattaatgttaaaatttttatgtCATTTCCATGGTGTTGAGGCTCTCATTTGCAAGTATAGCGAACGTGAAGAATTTTGTAAAGCAAATAATTGTTAGAGTTGGACAAGCATAACTTGATCTAACTTGGTTAATAATTTTTTAGCCGAATTTCAATACGTTTTTATTATCGTTCTCAACATTACAcaccaaaaattaattaatagaccGTAAAAATTTTGCAAGcaatatttaaatttgattattaCCATTTGtacccaaaaaaaatcaatttcataTTAAACAAATATATTGACACATCAATGAACAACATCTCCAATCAAGATGCTCCAAGCTGAGCATCTTGTATGATGTTCTACTTAGCTTGTTCTACCCACTAGCCACATTTTTTAATCCAAGAAATCTTAATATTCCCTACAAACATTTTAGGTTTCATGTTAATTAAAGCACAAAATCACATTTTTCTTAATgaagaaatataaatttaaaaagttagCAAAATGCAATTATAGGCCTTTATCTTTGTTCCTACACATTGACATTTGACAATATctactaaattaattaaataataagtcGGCAAAACGAAAGAGGTGGCATTTGTTATCATAAAAAGGAACAATTACATATTCTTAAATACTTTtcacacttttttttattatcatcacCAAACTTAGAAATGTCAAagtatcaaaaaatatatatatattcttgagTTTGCAACGGTATGCTATTATACGatcattaagaaaataataagagataatcaaattgtataaatataattaaaagtgaAAATTTATGGATaagaacaaaagaaaatgatcaGTAGacattactaaaaataaaaatattacaaaatataaaaataaacca from the Amaranthus tricolor cultivar Red isolate AtriRed21 chromosome 12, ASM2621246v1, whole genome shotgun sequence genome contains:
- the LOC130797087 gene encoding F-box protein At2g32560-like, translating into MLFFLVTSLSFLFFLNSLSLKPLPLWASDVKLLPLCFFKELSFSFKALKKGIFGLFCAFPSMSSIMSIKQGISTLKFENAQENEPLSVLDLPELALDCILEKLSPSGLCSLAAVCSSLRERCISDYLWERHMKQKWGKILSPAAYREWQWFIASRHNSSTLKVDESKGFIKFICSVWPFTWFESNKRVNNKDSITPLVDSVMSLYLALESGKFSFPAQVYNRENGHVGFKLSCYDAEISYDPQTDTFRARYPPHGRRAVAMETGIQWERLRAAPIDTPPHDLHTSDCLNDLHPGDHIEIQWRRNKEFPYGWWYGVVGHLESCDGNENYCRCHSNDTVVLEFNQYTPGSRWRRTIISRKDHREEGNESDGFYGGIRKLHKSEEIATWKSLWPRDILE